The following are encoded in a window of Mannheimia varigena genomic DNA:
- a CDS encoding exopolysaccharide biosynthesis polyprenyl glycosylphosphotransferase: protein MNKIISAIILIISDIFAIFLSIICAVSLRKILNVFWDIPVITYSYITFTAVYFTLILLLTYFGAYSRRFEFWHESKLVVRACFLSFIILFAALALGQNADFYSRSTLILIFCISAVIIPIFKIFVKRMLFKLKFWQKPAKIITDSDSFRFQLFNDPYLGYIKADNIKHETLFIDSANISKDKLNSIIEDNIKSSREIIFSPFLVGYDFSQSSIYNLLESRVNVFHLENKLLSKLNRFYKAVIDYTIVTLSSVFWLPLLCLIAIWIKLEDPKGDIFFRQRRLGLNGKEFLCYKFRSMYSDQSFMAGWLEMNPEEKAYYNIYHKYMNDPRITKVGSFLRKTSLDELPQLLNVLKGEMSIIGPRPYMVIEKKDIGNKISLVLGVKPGITGLWQVSGRSDTDFDTRVQMDVWYMKNWSLWGDVIILFKTFKTVLKRDGAY from the coding sequence TTGAATAAGATAATTTCTGCGATAATATTAATTATTTCTGATATATTTGCTATATTTTTGTCTATAATATGTGCGGTGTCATTAAGAAAGATATTAAATGTTTTTTGGGATATACCTGTGATAACATATTCCTATATTACATTTACTGCCGTATACTTTACTCTTATTCTTCTCCTTACTTATTTTGGGGCCTATAGCAGAAGATTCGAGTTCTGGCATGAAAGCAAGTTAGTAGTTAGAGCTTGCTTTTTATCTTTTATTATTTTGTTTGCTGCCTTAGCTTTGGGACAGAATGCAGATTTTTATTCAAGGAGTACGTTAATATTAATATTTTGTATTTCTGCAGTTATAATTCCTATTTTTAAGATTTTTGTTAAACGAATGTTGTTTAAATTAAAATTTTGGCAGAAGCCAGCGAAGATTATTACAGATAGTGATTCTTTTAGATTTCAACTTTTTAATGATCCTTACTTAGGTTATATTAAAGCAGATAATATAAAACATGAGACATTATTTATTGATAGTGCAAATATTAGCAAAGATAAATTAAATAGTATTATTGAAGATAATATTAAGAGTAGTAGAGAAATTATCTTTTCTCCATTTTTAGTAGGGTATGATTTCTCTCAGTCTAGTATATATAATCTTCTTGAGTCAAGAGTAAATGTATTTCATTTAGAAAACAAGTTATTGAGTAAATTAAATCGATTTTATAAAGCTGTAATTGATTATACAATTGTTACTTTATCATCAGTTTTTTGGCTTCCATTGCTTTGCTTAATTGCTATTTGGATTAAGCTTGAAGATCCTAAAGGTGATATATTCTTTAGGCAAAGGAGATTAGGATTAAATGGTAAAGAGTTTTTATGCTATAAATTCCGATCTATGTACTCTGATCAATCTTTTATGGCAGGTTGGTTAGAAATGAATCCAGAAGAAAAAGCTTATTACAATATTTACCATAAATATATGAATGATCCTCGTATTACTAAAGTTGGTTCTTTTTTAAGAAAAACATCTTTAGATGAGCTACCACAGTTGTTAAATGTATTGAAAGGTGAAATGAGTATAATAGGGCCTCGTCCTTATATGGTAATAGAGAAAAAAGATATTGGTAATAAAATCTCCTTAGTTTTAGGTGTCAAGCCTGGAATTACAGGGTTATGGCAAGTAAGTGGTCGTAGCGATACTGATTTTGATACACGAGTACAGATGGATGTTTGGTATATGAAAAATTGGTCATTATGGGGAGATGTTATTATTTTGTTTAAAACTTTTAAAACAGTTTTAAAAAGAGATGGTGCATATTAG